From a single Anomaloglossus baeobatrachus isolate aAnoBae1 chromosome 4, aAnoBae1.hap1, whole genome shotgun sequence genomic region:
- the NAA38 gene encoding N-alpha-acetyltransferase 38, NatC auxiliary subunit — protein MAAVLEENGCSPPAGDSDVEAGDGARHKLESLLNRNMRIEMTDGRSLIGCFLCTDRDCNVILGSAQEFLRASDSFPVREPRVLGLAMVPGHHIVSIQVELESVASPQYL, from the exons ATGGCCGCCGTCCTAGAGGAGAATGGCTGCAGCCCGCCGGCCGGG gactcggaCGTGGAGGCTGGTGACGGCGCCCGGCACAAGCTGGAGTCTCTGCTGAACCGGAACATGCGCATCGAGATGACGGACGGGCGCTCGCTGATCGGCTGCTTCCTGTGCACGGACCGGGACTGTAACGTCATCCTCGGCTCCGCGCAGGAGTTCCTCCGCGCCTCAG ACTCTTTCCCGGTGCGGGAGCCGCGTGTCCTGGGATTGGCCATGGTCCCCGGTCATCACATCGTGTCCATCCAGGTGGAGCTGGAGAGCGTCGCCTCCCCCCAGtacctgtga